In Chryseobacterium sp., the genomic window TACCATTGGTAAATCAAGGATCTGCCGGATATGGATATCAAAAGCGTCTTCTCTTGTTTCATATTTTCCAAGATCATCTACCTCAGCATAGTTGAAATCTTCATTTTCAGCCAAAGCCAATACTTCGGCACCGTTTTCACCGCTGATGAATTCTCCTTTTTCATTTAACAGTTTAAGGGCATTCCATTGTTTTGGGTTATGAGATGCCGTAAGGATAATTCCTCCGTCGGCATTCAGTTCAGGAACCATTACTTCAACGGTTGGCGTTGTAGAAAGGCCCAGGTCAACCACATTAATCCCAAGTCCCTGTAACGTAGCTGTAACCAAAGAAGAAACCATCTGGCCAGATATTCTGGCATCTCTTCCGATAACAAGCGTTAAATCTTTTTTATTTTTATTATTCTGAAGCCAGGTTCCAAATGCCGAAGCAAATTTTACCACATCAAGTGGAGTCAAGTTATCATTTACTTTTCCTCCGATTGTTCCTCTAATTCCTGAGATACTTTTTATTAATGACATTATGATTTGATATTTCTTTTTATTGTATAAATTTTTCGGAACAAAGATACTTAAAAGACTTTTAACTTATAAGAGGGGTAGTGTTTTTTGAATTTTATCATAGTTTTTTTTAACGGCCTTCGGCGGAGCAAAACGATATCCAATATACAGCAGCCCGTACAGGTTATTGTTTTCTACCGCCTGATTATTTTTCTGATAAGTATAAGTGTTGAAGTTAATTCTTCCTCCAAATAAAAAGCGGTCTGTATTATACCCTACATGAAGGCCCCCTTCCATTCGTAAGGTTAAATATTGTTCATTTTCTTTGGACCCATCCCCAAGGATATCATGATAACTTGAAAATTTTCCTCCAAGTCCAAGGGCCAGATAAGGAGCAATATTCACTTTCTTACCAATAACCCAATTATAAAAGTAGCCCATATTGGCCCCTATATTATATTGAGTCTCTTTACTTTTCTCGCCATCTATCGTATTGCTGAAAATGGTAAGGTCATAATCCACAAAAGGCACCCAGCTCCCACTGCTGTTCTTTTGCCATTCTCCCTGTGTATAAAGGCTCTTCGCTGAAAAGCCCCTATTGAGTACAAATGAAGTAGCGCCTCCGAAACGCTGTACTCTCAAATCCGGAAACCGGATATAAGGATCTTTTCCTTCCTGCCAGCCGGGAAGAAAATCTTTCGTGTTTTCTACATAAAAGCCTTTTACATTCTTATAATAAAGAGTCTGAATAAATCTTTTGGGAAAGAACCTTAAGCTTAGATCCGTATAGGAACTGTTTCCTTTCAGTTCATTATCATTATTACCGGCTATAAATCTTGGAGAAAACGAAAGGGTAGCACTGATGATTCTGTAGTCCACAGACAGGGATGTTTTCGTTTTATTATTGATTGACAATATTGTTTTGT contains:
- a CDS encoding DUF4421 family protein, producing MGLKNAVSVLLFLLCGIQGKGQMDTATIRSYRDQIMVRINLDTNIESFIVSEGDHKNADKTILSINNKTKTSLSVDYRIISATLSFSPRFIAGNNDNELKGNSSYTDLSLRFFPKRFIQTLYYKNVKGFYVENTKDFLPGWQEGKDPYIRFPDLRVQRFGGATSFVLNRGFSAKSLYTQGEWQKNSSGSWVPFVDYDLTIFSNTIDGEKSKETQYNIGANMGYFYNWVIGKKVNIAPYLALGLGGKFSSYHDILGDGSKENEQYLTLRMEGGLHVGYNTDRFLFGGRINFNTYTYQKNNQAVENNNLYGLLYIGYRFAPPKAVKKNYDKIQKTLPLL